One genomic region from Bacillus sp. SLBN-46 encodes:
- a CDS encoding D-glycerate dehydrogenase produces the protein MKRKIIAYNFVLTEALEQLDDCFEVEYFDGINPKTDSAFLDALKQAEGIVGLALPVDMELLEHAPLLKIVSNNSTGFNNLSLDEMTKRGVMGTNTPGVLEETTADAIFGILLAAARRIAELDHFVKAGHWTGHLTKEQYAIDVHHKTLGIIGMGKIGSTIAKRGHLGFDMKILYHNRSRNIEAEEKYDATYCDLDTLLKESDFVCLMTPLTPETENLIAEREFKLMKNSCVFVNGSRGKTVDESALIEALRKKEIYGAALDVYRMEPINKNHPLLQFPNVVTTPHIGSSTFETELKMANLAVENLLAGLTGKRPKNLVNPEAFKGE, from the coding sequence ATGAAAAGAAAAATAATAGCCTATAACTTTGTATTAACAGAAGCTCTTGAACAACTTGATGATTGTTTCGAAGTGGAATATTTCGACGGAATTAACCCCAAAACAGACTCTGCTTTTTTAGATGCACTAAAGCAGGCTGAAGGTATTGTTGGTCTAGCCCTTCCTGTTGACATGGAACTACTAGAACATGCCCCGCTGTTAAAAATTGTTTCAAATAACTCTACTGGTTTTAATAATCTTTCTCTCGATGAGATGACAAAGCGTGGGGTAATGGGAACCAATACACCTGGTGTATTAGAAGAAACAACAGCTGATGCAATCTTCGGAATTCTCCTAGCAGCTGCAAGAAGAATTGCTGAATTAGACCACTTCGTAAAAGCAGGGCATTGGACGGGGCATTTAACAAAAGAACAATATGCCATTGATGTCCACCATAAAACATTAGGGATTATTGGAATGGGAAAAATCGGCTCAACAATTGCTAAACGAGGACATTTGGGATTTGACATGAAAATTTTGTATCATAATCGTAGCCGTAATATTGAAGCTGAGGAAAAATATGATGCTACATACTGTGACCTTGACACACTCTTAAAGGAATCAGATTTTGTTTGTTTGATGACCCCCCTTACACCTGAGACAGAGAATTTAATTGCTGAACGTGAATTTAAATTAATGAAGAATTCTTGTGTTTTTGTAAATGGTTCCCGTGGGAAAACAGTCGATGAATCTGCACTTATTGAGGCACTGAGAAAAAAAGAGATTTATGGGGCAGCATTGGACGTTTACCGAATGGAACCCATAAATAAAAACCATCCACTTCTTCAATTCCCTAATGTTGTCACAACTCCGCATATCGGGTCATCTACTTTTGAAACCGAATTGAAAATGGCTAATTTAGCTGTAGAAAATTTACTGGCTGGCCTAACAGGAAAACGACCTAAGAATTTAGTAAATCCTGAAGCGTTTAAAGGGGAATAA
- a CDS encoding TRAP transporter permease has protein sequence MSHYDGTLSDEKQQELLEKYDPEAGTRKLKGVLGWIVFAGLLAFSLFHLYTGIFGMLTAQLQRSIHLGFALALIFLLFPARKKNRGKEHKVAWYDLILACLSVIVGAYWPLLIDELVLRAGNLTDLDFYVGLSGILLVLEATRRAVGLPITIIAILFMGYAIFGQYMPGFIAHRGLDLSRLVQTMFFTTEGILGTPLGVSSTFIFLFLLFGSFLVKTGVGQYFNDLAIAVAGRSIGGPAKVAVFSSALQGTISGSSVANVVTSGSFTIPMMKKLGYKKEFAGAVEAAASTGGQLMPPIMGAAAFLMVEFIGGGITYWDIAKAAAIPAVLYFSGIWIMTHFEAKRIGLRGLTKEEMPNRKEVLKKIYLLLPIIAIILLLMSGMSVIRAALWAIVITVVVSAIKKDTRIGFNGFVGALVDGARSALGVAAATAAAGIIVGVVTKTGLGLKLANGLLDLAGGALLPTLFLTMITAIVLGMGSPTTANYVITSTIAAPAIILLGIPDLSAHLFVFYFGIIADITPPVALAAFAASAISGGEPFRTGVNSSKLAISAFIIPYMFVLSPELLMIDTTWTYLIWVVFTAFCGMFAISTGVIGFWVREMFWYERVVAIVAGLCLIYPENITDITGLVAFGVLFTLQLMIKRNRMPRTGI, from the coding sequence TTGAGTCATTATGATGGAACGCTATCCGACGAAAAACAACAAGAACTTTTAGAAAAATATGACCCGGAAGCTGGAACGAGGAAATTAAAAGGTGTTTTAGGTTGGATCGTCTTTGCAGGATTATTAGCCTTTTCTTTGTTTCATCTTTATACTGGAATATTTGGAATGTTGACAGCTCAACTTCAACGATCGATTCACTTAGGTTTTGCTCTTGCACTCATTTTTTTACTTTTTCCTGCACGAAAAAAAAATAGAGGGAAAGAACATAAAGTAGCTTGGTATGATTTGATTTTGGCTTGTCTTTCGGTGATTGTTGGTGCCTATTGGCCATTACTGATCGACGAATTGGTCCTAAGAGCTGGTAACTTAACAGATCTGGATTTTTATGTTGGCTTGTCAGGAATTCTATTAGTTTTAGAAGCCACTCGTCGTGCGGTAGGTCTTCCAATTACCATTATCGCTATCCTCTTTATGGGTTATGCTATTTTTGGCCAGTACATGCCTGGGTTTATTGCCCATAGAGGGCTTGATTTAAGTCGTTTAGTACAAACAATGTTTTTTACAACTGAAGGTATACTAGGTACTCCACTCGGTGTGTCCTCGACCTTTATTTTCCTCTTTTTATTGTTTGGATCGTTTTTAGTAAAAACAGGTGTAGGACAATACTTTAATGACCTTGCTATTGCGGTCGCTGGAAGAAGTATTGGTGGCCCTGCAAAAGTAGCCGTTTTTTCTAGTGCCTTACAAGGAACCATAAGTGGAAGTTCTGTAGCAAATGTTGTGACTTCAGGCTCCTTCACCATTCCGATGATGAAAAAATTAGGTTATAAAAAGGAGTTTGCTGGTGCTGTAGAAGCTGCCGCATCAACTGGAGGTCAATTGATGCCCCCTATTATGGGAGCCGCAGCCTTCCTAATGGTTGAATTTATTGGAGGCGGCATCACTTATTGGGATATTGCTAAAGCTGCTGCTATTCCTGCAGTCCTTTATTTTAGCGGAATTTGGATCATGACCCATTTTGAAGCCAAACGAATTGGTCTTCGCGGTTTAACGAAGGAAGAGATGCCAAATAGAAAAGAAGTGCTGAAAAAGATATATTTATTACTGCCCATTATTGCTATTATCTTATTATTAATGTCTGGGATGAGTGTGATTCGGGCAGCATTATGGGCGATTGTCATCACTGTAGTGGTAAGTGCCATAAAAAAAGATACTAGAATTGGTTTTAATGGGTTCGTTGGAGCCCTTGTAGATGGAGCTCGCTCGGCGCTAGGGGTAGCAGCTGCTACAGCTGCAGCTGGAATAATAGTTGGTGTAGTTACAAAAACTGGTTTAGGATTGAAGTTGGCTAATGGTTTATTAGATTTAGCAGGAGGTGCATTACTACCGACGTTATTCTTAACAATGATTACCGCCATCGTGCTAGGGATGGGTTCACCAACGACAGCCAACTATGTCATAACCTCTACGATTGCAGCGCCGGCAATTATTTTGTTAGGAATTCCTGATTTATCCGCCCATTTATTTGTATTTTATTTTGGAATTATTGCGGACATTACACCTCCGGTTGCATTAGCCGCTTTTGCAGCGAGTGCAATTTCAGGTGGGGAGCCATTTCGAACGGGTGTAAATTCTTCAAAACTAGCTATTTCTGCGTTTATTATTCCATATATGTTTGTATTGTCACCTGAATTATTAATGATCGATACGACTTGGACTTACTTAATATGGGTAGTCTTTACAGCCTTTTGTGGGATGTTTGCTATTAGTACCGGTGTTATTGGATTCTGGGTTCGAGAAATGTTTTGGTATGAACGAGTTGTTGCGATTGTTGCAGGTTTATGCCTAATCTACCCGGAAAATATTACTGATATCACGGGACTAGTTGCATTTGGCGTATTATTTACCTTGCAACTTATGATTAAGAGGAATCGAATGCCGCGTACTGGAATATAG
- a CDS encoding cytochrome c oxidase assembly protein gives MHTNPHMDKLMGNLTPQLLLAMPFVLLLVIYLVLVVITIHRQKTWPVYRVFLWFIGISCALGSVTGPIAVYGHMYFNVHMIGHLLLGMLAPLLMVLAAPMTLIFRSLNVRTARSLSRILRTAPIRFINNPIVASLLNVGGLWVLYTSSLFNTMQQSILLHVIVHFHVFLAGFVFTSAFINIDPTPHQTSFAYRALVLVLALTGHNILSKYIYAYPPQGISANQAESGAILMYYGGDVIDLILIIILCFQWYKATRPQRKVNNHSFQAK, from the coding sequence ATGCATACCAATCCTCACATGGACAAACTTATGGGGAATTTAACTCCCCAATTGTTATTAGCAATGCCTTTTGTTCTGTTATTAGTTATCTATCTTGTATTAGTGGTCATAACCATTCACCGGCAAAAGACATGGCCTGTTTACCGTGTTTTTTTATGGTTTATCGGTATTTCCTGCGCGTTAGGGTCAGTTACTGGACCAATCGCTGTTTATGGTCATATGTATTTCAATGTGCACATGATTGGTCATCTCCTTCTTGGGATGCTAGCTCCACTTCTAATGGTTCTAGCTGCCCCTATGACACTTATTTTCCGATCGCTCAATGTAAGAACAGCTCGTAGCCTATCAAGGATTTTAAGAACTGCACCTATTCGATTTATTAATAACCCAATTGTTGCCTCCCTTCTCAATGTGGGAGGACTTTGGGTTTTGTACACAAGCAGTCTATTCAATACCATGCAACAGAGTATTTTACTCCACGTGATAGTACATTTTCATGTATTCCTGGCTGGTTTTGTCTTTACCTCAGCATTTATTAATATAGATCCAACACCACACCAGACAAGCTTTGCCTATCGAGCCTTGGTACTGGTATTGGCCTTAACCGGTCACAACATCCTTTCTAAGTACATTTATGCTTATCCACCGCAAGGGATTTCCGCGAATCAGGCAGAATCCGGTGCAATACTTATGTATTATGGGGGAGATGTTATTGACCTTATACTTATCATCATACTTTGCTTCCAATGGTACAAAGCCACACGGCCACAAAGAAAGGTTAATAACCACTCATTTCAGGCAAAGTAA
- a CDS encoding DUF2243 domain-containing protein, whose product MLEDHMEENVYQKGHSNGTTRSLYINRNLWSGILFGIGLVAFIDETIFHQLLHWHHFYDKSTKSIGLVSDGFFHAFSWFATVGGLFMVADFRRRNAWLPMRWIGGVLLGAGGFQFYDGTIQHKLMRLHQIRYNVPILPYDMVWHITSIIMIIIGIVLVIRSAKKIRGAAS is encoded by the coding sequence ATGTTGGAGGATCATATGGAGGAAAATGTATATCAAAAAGGCCACTCAAATGGAACGACCCGCTCTTTATACATAAATCGTAATCTTTGGTCTGGCATTTTATTTGGTATTGGATTAGTTGCTTTTATTGACGAAACTATTTTCCATCAATTGTTGCACTGGCACCATTTTTACGATAAGTCAACAAAATCGATTGGCCTTGTTTCAGATGGTTTTTTCCATGCTTTTAGTTGGTTTGCCACTGTGGGTGGGCTGTTTATGGTTGCTGATTTTCGACGAAGAAATGCGTGGTTACCAATGAGATGGATTGGAGGAGTACTGCTCGGTGCTGGAGGGTTTCAATTTTATGATGGTACGATACAACATAAACTGATGCGACTTCACCAAATTCGTTATAATGTCCCGATCTTACCCTACGACATGGTTTGGCATATTACTTCTATCATTATGATTATAATAGGGATCGTTCTCGTCATCCGCAGTGCCAAAAAAATCAGGGGGGCTGCAAGTTAG
- a CDS encoding DUF1850 domain-containing protein produces the protein MRRESLLLSITLLAICFVIAITLLVFIPLKLAIVFQPSHSNAKLAYIPLKGESEFQIKYTHSIHLTDVVESYKITTNQQIQQYELMYEDFSIGMPSNAEEGETFEQLNGKYYIKNMKRVFPYFYLRIGQVRANHRVIFHKKEYPLSRTIKPGTSVKIEIQKLSIFQQWKGVNILESL, from the coding sequence ATGAGACGGGAAAGTTTATTACTAAGTATCACTTTGCTAGCAATTTGCTTTGTTATTGCTATTACTCTCCTAGTGTTTATACCACTAAAGCTAGCGATTGTTTTTCAACCCTCTCATTCCAATGCCAAGCTAGCTTATATTCCATTAAAGGGTGAATCTGAGTTCCAAATTAAATACACACACTCGATTCATTTAACAGATGTAGTCGAAAGCTACAAAATTACAACTAATCAGCAAATACAACAATATGAGCTGATGTATGAGGATTTTTCGATCGGTATGCCTTCTAATGCGGAGGAAGGCGAAACATTCGAACAACTAAATGGAAAATATTACATCAAGAATATGAAACGAGTCTTTCCTTATTTTTATTTACGAATAGGGCAGGTTAGGGCTAATCATCGGGTGATCTTTCATAAAAAGGAATATCCTTTATCTCGCACCATTAAACCTGGTACCTCTGTGAAAATAGAAATACAAAAGCTATCCATTTTTCAACAATGGAAAGGAGTGAATATCCTTGAGTCATTATGA